From Halotia branconii CENA392, the proteins below share one genomic window:
- a CDS encoding Uma2 family endonuclease, giving the protein MTVTTAKWSLADYHLMIEVGLLVDRHVELLNGEVINMAPEKPEHAQLNTDTADYLRELLGKQALVRDAKPITLPESGSEPQPDLAIVEPHRAIYRTHHPYPENIFWLIEYANSSLSKDLNAKRKAYAAAAIKEYWIVDLKHRQVKIFREPVNGDYCSEVTLKIGEISPLAFPEITVSIQRLLEG; this is encoded by the coding sequence ATGACAGTGACTACTGCTAAATGGAGTCTAGCAGACTATCACCTAATGATCGAAGTCGGTCTTTTAGTTGATCGTCATGTCGAACTGTTGAATGGAGAAGTTATCAACATGGCTCCAGAAAAGCCAGAACACGCCCAACTCAACACTGATACGGCTGATTACTTACGCGAACTACTAGGAAAGCAAGCACTAGTGCGAGATGCCAAGCCTATTACCTTACCTGAAAGCGGTTCTGAACCACAACCCGATTTAGCTATTGTTGAACCGCATCGAGCTATTTATCGCACCCATCACCCTTATCCGGAAAATATTTTTTGGCTCATCGAGTACGCTAATAGTAGCTTAAGCAAAGATTTGAATGCCAAGCGCAAAGCCTATGCTGCCGCAGCCATTAAAGAATATTGGATTGTAGATTTAAAACATCGACAAGTCAAAATCTTTCGAGAACCAGTAAATGGCGATTATTGCTCTGAAGTAACACTAAAAATAGGAGAAATCAGCCCTTTGGCATTTCCAGAAATTACAGTTTCCATACAGCGATTGTTAGAAGGATAA
- a CDS encoding B12-binding domain-containing radical SAM protein, producing the protein MRVLMIYPIFPKTFWSYEKILELVDRKVLLPPLGLVTVAAILPQEWEFKLVDRNIRPATEAEWAWADIVMFSAMIVQKQDLLDQIQEAKQRGKLVAVGGPYPTSVPHEVENVGADFLILDEGEITLPMFVEAIQRGEKSGTFRTAEKPDVTSTPVPRFDLLELNAYDMMSVQFSRGCPFQCEFCDIIVLYGRKPRTKTPAQLLAELDYLYKLGWRRGVFMVDDNFIGNKRNVKLLLKELKVWMAEHQYPFRFDTEASVDLAQDPEMMELMVESGFAAVFLGIETPDEDSLQMTKKFQNTRSSLSDAVQTIIKAGLRPMAGFIIGFDGEKAGAGDRIVRFAEQAAIPSTTFAMLQALPNTALWHRLKKEGRLRENQDGNINQTTLMNFIPTRPLEDIGKEYIEAFCTLYDPVKYLDRTYRCFLMMGAPSWKAPFKMPEWIIVKALLTVIWRQGIKRETRWKFWHHLFSIIKHNPGVAEHYLSSCAHNEHFLEYRQIVRDQIESQLAEYLAQGVEKPYVPAKTPTEEKPKAVVS; encoded by the coding sequence ATGCGAGTTTTAATGATATATCCAATATTTCCTAAAACCTTTTGGTCTTATGAAAAAATTCTAGAGTTAGTTGACCGTAAGGTTTTGTTACCTCCTTTAGGTTTGGTAACAGTAGCGGCAATTTTGCCCCAAGAATGGGAATTTAAACTCGTTGATCGCAACATCCGTCCAGCAACAGAAGCAGAATGGGCATGGGCAGATATAGTCATGTTCTCCGCAATGATTGTCCAAAAACAAGATTTACTGGATCAAATTCAAGAAGCTAAGCAACGCGGTAAGTTAGTGGCAGTGGGTGGTCCTTACCCGACCTCTGTACCTCATGAAGTAGAAAATGTCGGTGCAGATTTCCTCATTCTCGATGAAGGGGAAATCACATTACCCATGTTTGTTGAGGCAATTCAACGGGGAGAAAAATCTGGCACTTTCCGTACCGCCGAAAAACCTGATGTCACTAGCACACCAGTACCCCGCTTTGATTTATTAGAATTGAATGCCTACGACATGATGTCGGTGCAATTTTCGCGCGGGTGTCCTTTTCAATGCGAATTTTGCGATATTATTGTTCTCTACGGTCGCAAACCCCGTACCAAAACCCCAGCACAGCTATTGGCAGAATTAGATTACCTTTATAAGTTAGGTTGGCGGCGCGGTGTATTCATGGTGGATGACAACTTTATTGGCAATAAACGCAATGTTAAATTGTTGCTGAAAGAGTTGAAAGTTTGGATGGCAGAACATCAATATCCCTTCCGCTTTGATACCGAAGCTTCGGTTGACTTGGCGCAAGATCCAGAAATGATGGAGTTGATGGTTGAATCTGGTTTTGCGGCGGTGTTTTTGGGAATTGAAACCCCAGATGAAGACAGTTTGCAAATGACCAAGAAGTTTCAAAATACCCGTAGTTCCCTATCTGATGCGGTGCAAACCATTATTAAAGCAGGGTTGCGCCCAATGGCAGGATTTATTATCGGGTTTGATGGCGAAAAAGCAGGTGCAGGCGATCGCATTGTGCGTTTTGCAGAACAAGCCGCAATTCCTTCTACTACTTTTGCCATGTTGCAAGCGCTACCAAACACAGCACTGTGGCATCGTTTGAAAAAAGAAGGAAGACTGCGAGAAAATCAAGATGGCAATATCAACCAAACAACTTTGATGAACTTCATCCCTACCCGTCCTTTGGAAGATATTGGCAAAGAATATATTGAGGCCTTTTGTACTCTGTATGATCCAGTCAAATATTTGGATCGCACCTATCGTTGTTTTTTGATGATGGGTGCGCCAAGTTGGAAAGCACCGTTCAAAATGCCAGAGTGGATAATTGTTAAAGCACTGCTAACTGTAATTTGGCGACAAGGAATCAAACGCGAAACCCGCTGGAAGTTTTGGCATCACTTGTTCAGCATCATTAAGCATAACCCAGGAGTTGCCGAACATTATCTTTCTTCTTGCGCTCACAATGAACATTTCTTAGAATATCGTCAAATTGTCCGCGATCAAATTGAAAGTCAGTTAGCTGAATATTTAGCACAAGGTGTAGAAAAACCTTATGTACCAGCGAAGACACCTACAGAGGAAAAACCAAAGGCAGTAGTTAGTTAA
- the moeB gene encoding molybdopterin-synthase adenylyltransferase MoeB, with amino-acid sequence MLNPNLDEIQLTKDDYERYSRHLILPEVGLEGQKRLKAASVLCIGTGGLGSPLLLYLAAAGIGRIGIVDFDVVDTSNLQRQVIHGTSWVGKPKIESAKHRIHEINPYCQVDLYETRLSSENALDIIKPYDVVVDGTDNFPTRYLVNDACVLLDKPNVYGSIFRFEGQATVFNYEGGPNYRDLYPEPPPPGMVPSCAEGGVLGILPGIIGLIQATETVKIVMKQGNTLSGRLLLYDALAMKFRELKLRPNPVRPVIEKLIDYEQFCGIPQAKAEEAKQQMEIAEMTVTELKQLLDSDAKDFVLLDVRNPHEYEIAKIPGSVLIPLPDIENGEGVAKVKEILNGHRLIAHCKMGGRSAKALGILKEAGIVGTNVKGGITAWSREIDPAVPEY; translated from the coding sequence ATGCTCAACCCCAATCTGGATGAAATTCAGTTAACCAAAGACGATTACGAACGCTACTCCCGCCACTTAATTTTGCCAGAAGTGGGACTAGAGGGACAAAAACGCCTCAAAGCTGCTAGTGTATTGTGTATTGGTACAGGTGGATTAGGTTCGCCACTGCTGTTATATCTTGCAGCCGCAGGTATCGGACGCATTGGTATTGTTGATTTTGATGTAGTCGATACTTCCAACCTGCAACGCCAAGTAATTCATGGTACATCCTGGGTAGGTAAACCCAAAATTGAATCAGCAAAACACCGCATTCACGAGATTAATCCCTATTGTCAAGTTGATTTGTACGAAACTCGTCTCAGTTCTGAAAACGCCTTAGATATAATCAAGCCCTACGATGTCGTCGTAGATGGTACTGATAATTTTCCCACTCGATATTTAGTTAACGATGCTTGCGTGTTGCTAGACAAGCCCAACGTCTACGGTTCGATTTTCCGTTTTGAAGGGCAAGCTACAGTATTTAACTACGAAGGTGGTCCGAACTATCGTGACTTGTACCCAGAACCACCACCACCGGGAATGGTTCCATCTTGTGCAGAAGGTGGTGTACTAGGAATTTTGCCGGGAATTATTGGACTCATCCAAGCCACAGAAACAGTTAAAATCGTCATGAAACAGGGTAATACCTTGAGTGGACGATTACTGCTATATGATGCCCTAGCAATGAAATTCCGGGAGTTGAAACTGCGTCCCAATCCTGTCCGCCCAGTCATTGAAAAACTAATAGACTACGAACAATTTTGTGGTATTCCCCAAGCTAAAGCAGAGGAGGCGAAACAGCAAATGGAAATAGCAGAAATGACTGTCACCGAATTGAAACAATTGCTAGATAGCGATGCCAAAGATTTTGTCCTGCTGGATGTCCGCAACCCTCATGAGTATGAGATTGCTAAAATTCCTGGTTCAGTTTTAATCCCCTTACCTGATATTGAAAACGGCGAAGGTGTTGCCAAGGTCAAGGAAATCTTAAATGGTCATCGTTTAATTGCTCATTGTAAAATGGGCGGACGTTCTGCTAAAGCCCTCGGCATCCTCAAAGAAGCTGGTATTGTCGGGACTAATGTCAAAGGCGGAATTACCGCTTGGAGTCGAGAAATTGATCCTGCGGTTCCCGAATATTAA
- a CDS encoding type II toxin-antitoxin system HicB family antitoxin — MRTFTAIIERDSDTNLYVGYVPGFPGAHSQGETWDELHENLREVIEMLLEDENLAFETEFVGTQQIVIR; from the coding sequence ATGAGAACTTTTACCGCGATCATTGAACGCGACTCTGATACAAATTTATATGTCGGCTACGTTCCTGGTTTTCCTGGAGCGCATTCTCAAGGTGAAACCTGGGATGAGTTACATGAGAATTTACGTGAAGTTATTGAGATGTTGCTAGAAGATGAAAATCTAGCTTTTGAGACTGAATTTGTTGGTACACAGCAAATTGTAATTCGATAG
- a CDS encoding S9 family peptidase produces MNKDNVLQKIVAPPIAEQQPQILELHGDRRVDNYFWMRDSSNPKVITHLQAENAHTAAIMEHTEPLQFQLYNEMLSRIKETDLSVPYRKDEYYYYSRTESGKAYQIYCRKQGSLDAPEEILLDENELAAGYDFFELGVFAVSPNHQILAYSIDRSGSEQYTLCFLDLTTHQLYPETILDTYFSFAWANDNKTGFYTKIDAANRPYQLFRHTLGTPPTQDVLIYEELDDIYHLYVGKTRSQAYILMVLQSSITTEVHYLDANDPQSKFQLIHPRKTGIEYNVNHHSDYFYIVTNDEAINFKLVKTPVASPAKENWQTVIPHQEDVMLSGVSLFANHLVIYERKGGLQTAKVQNLPTGEEHNITFPEPTYSFFEGNNPEFNTKILRFHYTSLITPQSVFDYNMETSQMELKKQTEVLGGYDKTQYQSQWLMATALDGTQIPISIVYKQELQKDGKNPLLLTGYGAYGYSYPASFSSTQLSLLDRGVIFAIAHIRGGEEMGRKWYEQGKFLQKKNTFTDFIACAEYLIAEKWTASDRLAIMGGSAGGLLMGAVINLRPDLFKVVVAHVPFVDVVTTILDTSLPLSAQEWEEWGNPNDKVYYEYMKSYSPYDNVEAKDYPDLLITAGLNDSRVKYWEPAKWTAKLRELKTDHNILLLKTNMDAGHSGASGRYESLRELAFEYAFILDRLGLRN; encoded by the coding sequence ATGAATAAAGACAATGTTTTACAGAAAATCGTAGCGCCCCCTATTGCTGAACAACAGCCTCAAATTTTGGAATTGCATGGCGATCGCCGAGTAGACAACTACTTTTGGATGCGCGATAGCAGCAACCCGAAAGTGATTACCCATCTGCAAGCAGAAAACGCCCACACAGCGGCGATCATGGAGCATACGGAACCGCTACAATTCCAGCTTTACAACGAAATGTTGTCTCGAATTAAAGAAACAGATCTGTCAGTGCCATACCGTAAAGATGAATATTATTATTATTCACGCACTGAATCAGGAAAAGCTTATCAAATTTACTGTCGCAAACAAGGCAGTTTAGATGCTCCCGAAGAAATACTTTTAGATGAAAACGAATTAGCAGCAGGTTATGATTTCTTTGAATTAGGTGTATTCGCAGTCAGTCCTAATCACCAAATCTTAGCGTATTCAATAGATAGGAGTGGTTCTGAGCAATACACACTGTGTTTTCTGGATCTTACTACACATCAGTTATATCCAGAAACTATTCTTGATACTTATTTTTCTTTTGCTTGGGCAAATGATAACAAAACAGGATTTTACACCAAAATTGATGCTGCCAACCGTCCTTATCAACTATTCAGGCACACTTTAGGAACACCACCTACTCAAGATGTGCTAATTTATGAAGAATTGGATGATATTTATCATTTGTATGTTGGCAAAACCCGCAGCCAAGCATATATATTGATGGTTTTACAAAGCAGCATTACTACAGAAGTTCATTATTTAGATGCTAATGATCCCCAAAGCAAGTTTCAGTTAATTCATCCCCGTAAGACAGGAATAGAGTATAACGTCAACCATCACAGTGATTATTTTTATATCGTCACCAACGATGAAGCTATCAACTTTAAATTGGTGAAAACACCTGTAGCTTCGCCAGCAAAAGAGAACTGGCAAACTGTGATTCCCCATCAAGAAGATGTGATGCTCTCAGGGGTGAGTTTGTTTGCTAATCACTTAGTCATTTATGAAAGAAAGGGTGGACTGCAAACTGCCAAAGTGCAAAATCTCCCGACAGGTGAAGAACATAATATTACTTTTCCTGAACCAACATACTCATTTTTTGAAGGTAATAATCCTGAATTTAACACTAAGATTCTTCGTTTTCATTACACATCCTTAATTACTCCCCAGTCTGTCTTCGATTACAACATGGAAACAAGTCAGATGGAGTTGAAAAAACAGACAGAAGTTCTTGGTGGCTATGACAAAACCCAGTATCAAAGTCAGTGGTTGATGGCTACTGCTTTAGATGGGACACAAATTCCCATATCAATTGTGTACAAACAGGAACTGCAAAAAGATGGCAAAAATCCTTTGTTGCTCACAGGATATGGTGCTTATGGTTATTCTTATCCAGCATCGTTTTCATCAACTCAACTTTCACTGCTAGATAGGGGAGTCATATTCGCCATTGCCCATATTCGTGGCGGTGAAGAAATGGGACGCAAGTGGTATGAACAAGGCAAATTTTTGCAGAAAAAGAACACCTTTACAGATTTTATTGCTTGTGCTGAATATTTAATTGCCGAAAAGTGGACAGCAAGCGATCGCCTAGCAATTATGGGTGGTAGTGCAGGTGGTTTATTGATGGGAGCAGTGATCAATCTGCGTCCTGACTTGTTTAAAGTCGTAGTGGCTCATGTGCCTTTTGTAGATGTAGTAACTACAATTCTCGATACTTCTTTACCACTTTCAGCTCAAGAATGGGAAGAATGGGGTAATCCTAACGACAAAGTTTATTACGAATACATGAAATCTTATTCGCCCTACGATAATGTTGAAGCAAAAGATTACCCAGATTTATTGATTACTGCTGGATTAAATGATTCTCGCGTCAAATATTGGGAACCCGCTAAGTGGACAGCCAAACTGCGAGAACTCAAGACAGATCATAATATTCTGTTGCTGAAAACCAACATGGATGCTGGACATAGCGGTGCATCTGGACGTTACGAAAGTTTACGAGAACTAGCTTTTGAGTATGCTTTTATTTTGGATCGTTTAGGTTTAAGGAACTGA
- a CDS encoding Uma2 family endonuclease: MGWLIDPAEQSVFVYLADQPTTVYDKPGTQLPVPQFAKDFQLTVDDLFSWLIK, translated from the coding sequence ATGGGATGGCTGATTGATCCAGCTGAACAATCTGTGTTTGTTTATCTAGCAGATCAACCGACTACTGTTTATGACAAACCAGGGACACAGTTACCAGTACCGCAATTTGCTAAAGACTTTCAACTAACAGTAGATGATCTATTTAGCTGGTTAATAAAGTAA
- a CDS encoding NAD-dependent epimerase/dehydratase family protein, with protein MNQKRILVTGASGCVGHYISEVLIQQTNHELFLLVRNPKKLQVDTQARPGITVLQGDMQKIHLFADLLTTIDIAVLTATAWGGEETFDINVNKTLELLNLLDPDRCEQVIYFSTASVLGCDNQPLKEAGEIGTDYIRSKYECLQLKSKLAIAPKITTVFPTLVLGGDDKKPYSHLTSGISEVTKYVNLIRFLQVDGSFHFIHGRDIATTVQYLINHPPHDHEPRQFVLGQEPLTVNQAVNQLCSYLGKKIYFRIPLSLGLANLIIAVFRIQMADWDRFCMNYRHFTYKSFINPASFCLPNYCATMSDVLKINGVKGAEN; from the coding sequence ATGAACCAGAAACGGATTTTAGTTACCGGTGCAAGTGGCTGTGTCGGTCATTACATTTCAGAAGTCTTAATTCAACAAACAAACCACGAACTATTTCTGTTGGTAAGAAACCCAAAGAAGTTACAAGTTGATACTCAAGCACGTCCAGGGATCACCGTTTTGCAAGGTGATATGCAAAAAATTCACCTTTTTGCGGACTTGCTGACCACAATTGATATTGCAGTTCTGACAGCAACAGCTTGGGGTGGTGAAGAAACATTTGATATTAATGTCAATAAAACTTTAGAATTACTCAATCTGTTAGATCCAGATCGTTGCGAACAGGTAATATATTTTTCTACTGCTAGTGTTTTGGGTTGTGACAATCAACCACTCAAAGAAGCAGGAGAAATAGGTACAGATTATATTCGTTCTAAATATGAATGCTTACAGCTAAAATCGAAACTAGCGATCGCACCTAAAATTACTACAGTTTTTCCGACTTTAGTTTTGGGCGGCGATGACAAAAAACCTTATTCTCATCTCACATCGGGTATTTCCGAAGTTACAAAATATGTTAACTTAATTCGCTTTTTACAGGTAGATGGTAGTTTCCACTTTATCCACGGGCGAGACATTGCTACCACAGTGCAATATTTGATTAATCATCCTCCCCATGACCACGAACCACGCCAGTTTGTTTTGGGTCAAGAACCTTTAACTGTCAACCAAGCAGTAAATCAACTTTGCTCTTATCTAGGCAAAAAAATTTACTTTCGCATTCCCTTATCTTTAGGATTAGCTAATTTAATCATCGCTGTGTTTCGCATTCAAATGGCAGACTGGGATAGATTTTGTATGAACTATCGTCATTTTACTTATAAAAGTTTCATCAATCCTGCTAGTTTTTGCTTACCAAATTACTGTGCAACCATGAGTGATGTGTTGAAAATCAATGGTGTTAAAGGCGCTGAAAATTAA
- a CDS encoding type II toxin-antitoxin system HicA family toxin yields the protein MSQIPVLKPQEVVRILENIGFVEIRHQGSHKQFRHEDGRGTTVPFHKGRDVSSRLLRQIASDIDLTIEEMLDAR from the coding sequence ATGAGCCAGATTCCTGTTCTCAAGCCTCAAGAAGTTGTTCGGATTCTTGAGAATATCGGATTTGTAGAGATACGTCACCAAGGTTCACACAAGCAATTCCGTCATGAAGATGGACGAGGTACAACAGTTCCATTTCATAAAGGTCGAGACGTATCATCAAGATTGCTACGACAAATCGCAAGTGATATTGATTTGACAATCGAAGAAATGTTAGATGCAAGATAA
- a CDS encoding aspartoacylase produces MKKINRVAIVGGTHGNEFTGAYLIKKFEKLPNLIQQPSFETLTLLGNPQAFAAGRRYIDKDLNRCFLHTNLQDITLSSYEDIQAKAIYEMLVQKGQSQVDVIIDLHSTTANMGLSLMLGSHHPLLLQLAAYLSSINPWVKICWTQPEKGSNFLRSLCELGFVIEVGPVAQGVLNAEWFQKTEELIYAILEFLERSNQGLILDFNSTLTLYQYLETIDYPRDEQGEIQAMIHPQLQFRDYQPLNPGDPMFLTLDGQAIAYQGKSTVYPIFINEAAYYEKGVAMYLTQKQMMDLAGNL; encoded by the coding sequence ATGAAAAAAATCAATCGAGTTGCGATTGTTGGCGGAACTCACGGGAATGAATTTACTGGAGCATACCTGATTAAAAAGTTTGAAAAACTTCCCAATCTCATTCAACAACCCAGCTTTGAAACTTTGACATTATTGGGCAATCCTCAAGCTTTTGCCGCAGGTAGGCGTTATATTGACAAAGACTTAAATCGCTGTTTTTTGCATACAAATTTACAAGATATTACACTCTCCAGCTATGAAGATATCCAGGCAAAAGCTATATACGAAATGCTGGTGCAGAAAGGTCAATCACAGGTTGATGTAATTATTGATTTACACAGTACCACTGCAAATATGGGGCTGAGTCTCATGCTAGGTAGTCATCATCCTTTGCTGTTGCAATTGGCAGCTTATCTAAGTTCGATCAATCCTTGGGTGAAAATTTGCTGGACACAACCCGAAAAAGGCAGTAATTTTCTGCGTTCCCTTTGTGAGTTGGGTTTTGTGATTGAAGTAGGGCCTGTAGCGCAAGGTGTTTTAAATGCAGAATGGTTTCAAAAAACAGAAGAACTAATTTACGCCATTTTGGAATTTCTAGAAAGAAGTAACCAAGGTTTAATTTTAGATTTCAATAGTACACTAACACTTTATCAATATTTGGAGACGATTGATTATCCCAGAGATGAACAAGGAGAAATTCAGGCAATGATTCACCCGCAACTTCAGTTTAGAGATTATCAACCACTTAATCCTGGTGATCCCATGTTTTTAACCTTAGATGGTCAGGCGATCGCCTATCAAGGAAAATCAACTGTCTATCCAATTTTTATCAACGAAGCCGCTTACTATGAAAAGGGTGTTGCCATGTATTTAACCCAAAAGCAAATGATGGATTTAGCCGGGAATTTATAA
- the hemE gene encoding uroporphyrinogen decarboxylase, giving the protein MGVSLTAPHLLRAARGEVVDRPPVWMMRQAGRYMKAYRDLREKYPSFRDRSEIPEVAIEVSLQPWRAFRPDGVILFSDIVTPLPGLGIEMDIAEGKGPIIHSPLRTQEQIDRLRPLEPEADLPFIKTILQALRQEVGNQSTVLGFVGAPWTLAAYAVEGKGSKTYSIIKNMAFSDPTTLHQLLTKLADAIAVYTRYQIDCGAQVVQMFDSWAGQLSPQDYDTFALPYQKRVFQQVKQTHPDTPLILLVSGSAGVLERMAQSGADIVTVDWAVDMADARARLGKHVKVQGNLDPGVLFGSKEFIRDRILDTVRKAGNWGHILNLGHGVLPETPEENVAFFFETAKQLDAAGVGR; this is encoded by the coding sequence ATGGGTGTTTCGTTAACGGCTCCTCATCTCCTACGAGCTGCTCGTGGTGAAGTAGTAGATCGTCCTCCTGTATGGATGATGCGACAAGCAGGACGATATATGAAAGCCTATCGAGACTTAAGGGAGAAATACCCCTCATTCCGCGATCGCTCCGAAATTCCCGAAGTAGCGATCGAAGTCTCCCTGCAACCCTGGAGAGCATTCAGACCAGATGGAGTAATTTTATTTTCCGACATTGTCACCCCATTGCCTGGTTTAGGCATTGAGATGGATATTGCCGAAGGTAAAGGGCCAATTATTCACTCGCCCCTTCGCACTCAAGAACAAATTGATCGCCTGCGTCCCTTAGAACCAGAAGCAGATTTACCATTTATCAAGACAATTTTGCAGGCGTTGCGTCAAGAAGTCGGCAATCAATCAACAGTGTTAGGTTTCGTGGGTGCGCCGTGGACATTAGCTGCTTATGCGGTGGAAGGTAAAGGTTCTAAAACCTACTCCATCATTAAAAATATGGCATTTTCTGACCCCACAACATTGCATCAGCTATTAACTAAATTAGCAGATGCGATCGCAGTGTATACACGCTACCAAATTGATTGCGGCGCTCAAGTTGTGCAGATGTTCGATTCTTGGGCAGGGCAACTCAGTCCTCAAGATTATGATACTTTTGCTTTGCCTTATCAAAAGCGAGTTTTCCAGCAAGTCAAGCAAACCCACCCCGATACACCATTAATTCTGCTGGTTAGTGGCAGTGCAGGTGTATTAGAGAGAATGGCACAATCTGGTGCAGATATTGTCACCGTAGATTGGGCTGTAGATATGGCAGATGCACGGGCGAGATTAGGCAAACACGTGAAAGTGCAAGGTAATCTTGACCCAGGAGTGTTATTTGGTTCCAAGGAATTTATCCGCGATCGTATTCTTGATACCGTTCGCAAAGCTGGAAACTGGGGTCATATTCTCAATCTTGGTCACGGTGTCCTACCAGAAACACCAGAAGAAAATGTCGCATTTTTCTTTGAAACAGCCAAACAACTTGATGCAGCAGGAGTTGGAAGATAG
- a CDS encoding M67 family metallopeptidase → MSIQLLSEHLQTIYNHAESTYPDECCGIILGYLGTSKTVVEVMPTENAWIQEAANFPGEVQSQERRYAIAPQVMLQVQKTARDNSLNIIGIYHSHPDYAAIPSECDRIYAWPEYSYIIVSVQNSKADDIQSWSLDQHHQFQPELIKNII, encoded by the coding sequence ATGAGTATTCAACTTTTAAGCGAACATTTGCAAACTATCTATAACCATGCCGAAAGCACGTACCCAGATGAGTGCTGCGGCATAATCCTAGGTTATTTGGGTACTAGCAAAACAGTAGTAGAAGTTATGCCCACAGAAAATGCTTGGATTCAGGAGGCGGCTAACTTTCCCGGCGAAGTACAAAGTCAAGAACGACGATATGCGATCGCCCCCCAAGTCATGTTACAAGTACAAAAAACAGCACGGGACAACTCACTGAATATCATCGGCATTTATCACTCTCATCCTGATTATGCCGCTATACCCTCAGAATGCGATCGCATATATGCTTGGCCAGAATATTCATATATAATAGTTTCCGTTCAAAATAGCAAAGCTGATGATATTCAAAGCTGGAGTCTTGATCAGCATCATCAGTTTCAACCAGAGTTAATTAAAAATATTATTTAA